From a single Pelodiscus sinensis isolate JC-2024 chromosome 4, ASM4963464v1, whole genome shotgun sequence genomic region:
- the LOC142829349 gene encoding olfactory receptor-like protein COR4: MEGGNHSWVSEFILSGLTDRLELQVPLFILFLLIYIITLVGNGGMILLIIIDPRLHTPMYFFLQNLSFCDICCSSVIAPKMLQNFLSEKKSISYTGCHIQLYFCIIFQDTECLLLAVMAYDRYVAISNPLRYTLTMSRQRCNQLMAGVYGVALADSTIIICFSLQLLFCSSNIIKHFFCDTPPLLALSCSDTRINEIVLFASVCYTTVFSVVTILLSYVFIISSILQIRSAEGRYKAFSTCTCHLMAVVMFHGSQLFMYLRPTSSYSMDTDKIASVFYTVVVPLLNPIIYSLRNREVKGALQKAIYKPVTH, translated from the coding sequence atggaagggggaaatCACTCATGGGTGTctgagttcattctctctggACTGACGGATCGTCTGGAATTGCAGGTCCCTCTCTTTATTTTGTTCCTTCTGATTTATATTATCACCCTGGTGGGGAATGGGGGAATGATTTTGTTAATCATCATTGACCCCCGACTTCACACCCCGATGTATTTTTTCCTCCAgaatttgtctttctgtgatATCTGTTGTTCATCAGTAATTGCCCCTAAGATGCTGCAAAATTTCTTATCTGAGAAGAAAAGCATTTCCTACACTGGCTGTCATATACAATTGTACTTCTGTATAATTTTTCAAGATActgagtgtctcttgctggctgtgatggcgtatgaTCGTTATGTGGCCATTTCTAACCCACTGCGCTATACGCTCACTATGTCGAGACAGCGTTGTAACCAGCTGATGGCTGGAGTCTATGGGGTGGCATTGGCTGATTCAACAATAATCATCTGCTTTTCACTCCAGCTGTTATTCTGCAGCTCCAACATTATCAAACATTTCTTCTGTGACACGCCCCCACTGCTggcgctctcctgctctgacacccgcaTCAATGAGATTGTGCTATTTGCCTCCGTATGCTACACTACAGTGTTCAGCGTTGTGACCATCCTTCTCTCCTATGTCTTTATCATCTCCAGCATCCTGCAGATCCGCTCTGCCGAGGGCCGGTATAAAGCCTTCTCTACCTGTACTTGTCACTTGATGGCGGTGGTCATGTTCCATGGCAGCCAACTCTTCATGTATTTACGTCCTACCTCCAGCTATTCCATGGACACCGACAAAATAGCCTCAGTTTTCTACACGGTTGTAGTCCCCTTGTTGAATCccatcatctacagcctgaggaacagggaggtgaagggCGCCTTGCAGAAAGCAATATATAAACCTGTTACTCATTGA
- the LOC106732904 gene encoding olfactory receptor 5AR1-like: MEEGNHSVVTEFILSGLTDRPELQVPLFVLFLLIYVITLVGNGGMALLITIDTRLHTPMYFLLRSLSFFDLCCSSVIAPKMLQIFLAERKSISRTACIVQLYFFSWFADIECLLLAVMAYDRYVAICNPLFYTVAMSRQQCNQLVAGVCAAGLADAMIHTCCTFRLSFCCSNIINHFFCELPPLLALSCSDTLINEIVLIASICFTLVISIVIILLSYVYIISTILRIRSAEGRRKAFSTCTCHLTAVILFYGSQLFIYLRPPSSNSMETDKVASVFYTLVIPMLNPIIYSLRNTEVKDALRKAIYKPLTQS, translated from the coding sequence atggaagagggaaatcactcggtggtgactgagttcattctctcaggactgacagatcgcccggagctgcaggtccccctgtttgtgttgttcctactgatttatgttaTCACCCTGGTAGGGAATGGGGGGATGGCCTTGTTAATTACAATTGACAcccgactccacacccccatgtactttctCCTCCGGAGTTTGTCTTTCTTTGATCTCTGCTGTTCCTCAGTTATTgcccctaagatgctgcagaTTTTCTTAGCTGAACGGAAAAGCATTTCTCGAACTGCCTGCATTGTGCAATTGTATTTCTTTAGCTGGTTTGCAGATattgagtgtctcttgctggctgtgatggcgtacgaccgttatgtggccatctgtaacccccTGTTCTATACAGTCGCCATGTCCAGGCAGCAGTGtaaccagctggtggctggggtgtgtgCTGCGGGGTTGGCAGATGCAATGATACACACGTGTTGTACATTTCGGCTGTCATTCTGCTGCTCCAATATCATCAACCATTTCTTCTGTGAACTTCCCCCACTACTGGCACTCTCCTGTTCTGACACCCTCATCAATGAGATTGTGCTGATTGCTTCTATATGTTTCACTCTAGTAATCAGCATTGTGATTATCCTCCTCTCCTATGTCTATATCATCTCCACAATCCTGAGGATCCGCTCTGCCGAGGGCCGGCGcaaggccttctccacctgcacttgTCACCTGACGGCGGTGATCTTGTTTTATGGCAGCCAACTCTTCATATATTTACGCCCCCCCTCCAGCAATTCCATGGAAACAGACAAAGTAGCCTCAGTATTTTACACGCTGGTGATCCCCATgttaaaccccatcatctatagTCTTAGGAACACAGAGGTGAAGGATGCTCTTAGAAAAGCCATATATAAACCTCTCACCCAGTCATAA
- the LOC106732905 gene encoding olfactory receptor 5AR1-like: MEEGNHSVVTEFILSGLTDRPELQIPLFVLFLLIYVTTLVGNGGMTLLITIDPRLHTPMYFLLRSLSFFDLCCSSVIAPKMLQNFLAERKSISRTACIVQWCFFCWFGDIECLLLAVMAYDRYVAICNPLLYTVTMSRQRCNQLVAGVCAAGLADAMIHTCCTFRLSFCRSNIINHFFCELPPLLALSCSDTLINEIVMFASICFTLVISIVIILLSYVYIISTILRIRSAEGRRKAFSTCTCHLTAVILFYGSQLFIYLRSPSSSSMETDKVASVFYTLVIPMLNPIIYSLRNTEVKGALRKVIYKPLTQS; encoded by the coding sequence atggaagagggaaatcactcggtggtgactgagttcattctctcaggactgacagatcgtccGGAGCTACAGATCCCCCTGTTTgtgttgttcctactgatttatgttaCCACCCTGGTAGGGAATGGGGGGATGACCTTGTTAATTACAATTGACCCCCGACTCCATACCCCCATGTATTTTCTCCTCCGGAGTTTGTCTTTCTTTGATCTATGCTGTTCCTCAGTTATTgcccctaagatgctgcagaatttcttaGCTGAGAGGAAAAGCATTTCTCGAACTGCCTGCATTGTGCAATggtgtttcttttgctggtttggagatattgagtgtctcttgctggctgtgatggcgtatgaccgttatgtggccatctgtaacccccTGCTCTATACAGTCACCATGTCCAGGCAGCGGTGtaaccagctggtggctggggtgtgtgCTGCGGGGTTGGCAGATGCAATGATACACACGTGTTGTACATTCCGGCTGTCATTCTGCCGCTCCAATATCATTAACCATTTCTTCTGTGAACTTCCCCCACTACTGGcactctcctgctctgacaccctcaTCAATGAGATTGTGATGTTTGCTTCTATATGCTTCACTCTAGTAATCAGCATTGTGATTATCCTCCTCTCCTATGTCTATATCATCTCCACAATCCTGCGGATCCGCTCTGCCGAGGGCCGgcgtaaagccttctccacctgcacttgTCACCTGACGGCGGTGATCTTGTTTTATGGCAGCCAACTCTTCATATATTTACGCTCTCCCTCCAGCTCTTCCATGGAAACAGACAAAGTAGCCTCAGTATTTTACACGctggtgatccccatgttgaaccccatcatctatagTCTCAGGAACACAGAGGTGAAGGGTGCCCTGAGGAAAGTCATATATAAACCTCTCACCCAGTCATAA